AGAAGGCTTTGAATCAAACGCCCGACCCGCGAGAATTCAAAATTGGACCCTAATACTTGAAGGACCGTGCTCCTCGGTCGAACGAGAATGCGGTCAAAGTTCCCGTTTCGAACAAGACTTGAAAAGGCGTCAAAGCCACGTGCAAAAGATTCGCTAATTGCGAATGACATGTGGATGACCGCAAAACAGAGGGCCACCTCATAAAAGCTCCAACCGCGAATCTGGCCAAAACGCTGAAAGAGAAAGTAGAGCCCGGCGAATACAGAAAACGGCACGATGAACTGACCAAACGTCAATAGGTAAAATGACGCTTTGTACTGCATTTGTGATTGAAACAAAATGGAGAAGTAACGCATCAGGAGCCGCATTTCATTACCCCCCCTGTACGACCGTTTTTGTCACCGAGTGTTGAAACCACCGCCTGCCGAGCACGATGAGAAACCCCAGCCAAAGCACCTGGATGCCGAGACCAAGCCACGCTTTCTCCATCCCTATTTCGCCAGAATAGACCCGAAACGGGAAATCAACGGTCCAGCGAAACGGCAGAAAATCAGCCAGCGTTTGTACCCATGCGGGCATCAACGGAATCGGTATCACAAGCCCAGAAAAAAACTCTCCGATGACAGCAAACAACAACAAGGACCCCATCGGAGACATCGTGTAGAACACCGAAATGTAGATGAACATAGAAACGGCAACCAATATCAAGACACCGAGCGTCATGGCAATGAGAAATAAACATAGATGAGTTATGTCTGGCGGCAGACTGAACCGATACGGCTGAGGCAACAACAAGCCAATGATGAGGATAGGAAACGACCGCAGCATTGCATTGGAGAGCCGCTGTGCGAGTAATTTGGCGTACCAGAATCCGTAGAGGTCGCAGGGTCGACAGAGTTCATAGGCAATGTTGCCCGTCGTGATGAGCTCGAGCAGTTCTGGGTCCCGAATCCACAGTGCCACAAGGGCCAGAAGTGCTTGTTGCAGCCAAATGTAATTTACCACTTGCGAGAGCGTCATCGGCGGTGGCGCCGTCGAGTGGCTGTAAAATGCGACATACACCATAATCAGCATGAAGCCCCAAAAGAACTGTGTGGCAACGCCCGCAATCGCGGCCACCTTGTACTGCATGCCGTTTAGCAGCCGCAGCCGCAATACAGACACATAGGTCTTCATATCTGGTACTCCCGGTAGAGATGGATAATCATGTCTTCGACGGGTTGGGATTCAACGGACACGTCGACAACTTCCACTTGGCGAGAGATCTCGGTGATACACTCAGACAACTTCACCTGCTCCGTGTCGACCAGGAGAACCGTCCGCCCCCTTCCTCCTGATACCTTTGTGGTCCCCGCTATTTCCAGAAGCTCATCCGTGTCTGCGTAGTCAATCGTGATCGTTCTGTATGTACCGAATCGGTTGCGCAGATCCGCTAAATCCCCATCGTACAGTAAGTGTCCTTTGCCGATAAGCAAGATACGATCCGCCAGCGCTTCAATGTCACTCATATCATGGGTTGTCAGGATGACTGTGAGGTTTCGCTCTTTGTTGTATGTCTTGATGAAGTTCCGGACAGCTAACTTCGATACCGCATCGAGTCCGATTGTCGGTTCATCTAGAAACAGGACATCTGGATTGTGCAAGAGAGAAGCTGCGATTTCGCAGCGCATGCGCTGACCAAGACTTAACTGTCGTACTGGCGTTTGCAAGAGTTCGGTCAAACTTAAAGTTTCTGTGAGGATAGCGAGAGTTCTAGAATATTCTGAGGCGGGAATGTCGTAGATGTCCTTCAGAAGTTGAAACGAGTCCATGACCGGTACGTCCCACCACAGTTGCGATCGCTGTCCGAACACTACGCCGATGTGGCGAACATAATTCACTCTTTCTTTCCACGGCGTGTAGCCCATCACCTGACATTGTCCGCCGTCCGGAACCAGTATGCCGCACATAATCTTGATGGTCGTGGACTTTCCGGCTCCGTTTGGTCCAATGTATCCGACAATTTCACCCTGTGGAATGGAAAACGTGATGTCTTGAAGTGCGTGGATGACTGTATGGTCTCTTGTGATGAGGGATTTAAGCGCGTGCTTTAGACCTGCCGAACGACGAGACACCGTAAAGGACTTCGAAATGCCTTGAACGGTTATCATGCAAGCCCCCCTTATGAGATGAGCGCGAGAAATTATTCATAACATTTCCAGTACAGAGAGTCAACCACTCCGAATAGAAAAATCGTGGAGTTCCATATTAATACTGCATTGCCACTTTACACAGGGAGGCGATTTCCATGCCGCTTCGCGCGCATGAAGCGTACGAGTTGAACCACTTGCTGATGGGTTGCGTCAATACCATCAACAACATGGGTATCTTCATTAACCAAGCGAAAGACCCCGAGCTCAAAAGCCTGTTACAGCAGCAGCTCAATGCCCACATTCAGGATTACAACATTAAAGTTGAGTGGGCAAAGAACGGATCGTCCAGCCAGCAGTTAAACGTGCCACCAACGCCTTCGAAGACAGCTGGTACACCAAAACAACCATCAGCTGTGACGCCAAACCCTAATGGGACTGCACATGACGACAGGGGTATTGCAACAGCCTATCTGCTGGGTCTAAAGGCGAACGGAAAGGAATATGCCTCCGCGTCCTTCGAAGCGGACGACATTCAATTGCGTGAATTCCTGATGGATGCTTTTACGATGTGTAATCGACATGCTTTTGAACTCGCTGGATGGATGCGTAAAAACGGGTATTATCCAGGTGAACAGGCAAGCAACACATATCTTGCTGCTTTGTCGCAGACGTACGATGCGGTTCCGGTGAGTGCTGGGGTCCACTGACCCGAAAGGACAGGCACAGCAGGCACAGCAGGCACAGCAGGCAAAAAAGTTTGCGACTCTGTGAACGAAGAGAACAATCCACCTCCATATTCAAACAACCAGATGGCCGCGTCCAAGTGCACTCCTGCCAAGACGACGCGGCTTGTCTGCGTTACGCGCCATCGCGGGCCGCCATCGACGTTGTTGATGCGCGTGTTGCTGCACGCCCATCATCGCCATGGAGGTGGACTCGGTATGGATGGGATTGTGTAATACATGGTTGGAGCTATCAAGGGTTGCAAATGTCCATACTCGGTGCATAGGGTTCGCATAGTGTAGGACTGGTGATGTTGATGAAGACAGCGCAGGCAAGCAAGGGCGAGGGCGTATCACGGGCAGTTGCCGTTAGCGGTGCAGGCATTTTATTCTGGTTTATCTTCGTGCAATACCTGCGTCAAACGTACGGCCCGGGCGCTCCGTTTTTCATTACCACAAACCCAAGCTCGAACCCCACGGCAAACAGCCTTCCTACCCACAAAAGGCCGGTCCGGCGAGATATGTAGTGACGAAGTGAACGTCAACGTCAAGCCATCATTTCGCACGTTGTTTTTGACGGACTTTCCATCCCACGTAAATCATGGCGAGTAAAGCAGCCACGATGATGGCAGGCACCATGTATTGATGTAATACCTCGTGATACCGTGACCATTCGATACCAATGTACTTCCCAAGGATAATAAAGGTGGCGGACCAGACCAAGGCACTTACGGCATTGTAAACCGTAAACACAGGAAATGACATCTTCTCAATGCCTGCGAGATAGGGAATCAGAACGCGGACCCCAGCGATGAATTTGCCGAATAGGACCACCGGATTCTGATACTTTGCGAACATCACATTCGCCTTGTCCAGCCTGTCATGCGTGATGCCGACGTACTTGCCGAAGCGAACGATGACGGGTCGGCCGAGGAATCGACCAATCCCATAGGCGATGGTTGAACCGAGAATGTTGCCAAGACTCGCCGACAGCAACAGCGGAGTCAGTTTGAATACCCCTCGGGTCCATTCGATGCCGGAAATCGTAAGGGTTGTTTCGGCAGGAAAGGGGATCCCCAAGATCTCCACAAACAAGATAAAGAATACGCCGATATATCCATAATGCTGAATCAGCCCTTGAATGTCGAAATGGTGCAAATTCCAGTCCCCCTTGTTCAACTATGCCCTTTTCATACGCCGACAATTCGCAGCGGATGGTCAACCACCACACGAAGTAACCAGGTAAGCCATCGGCGACGACCTCATCAACAAAAAACCATTTGAATTGGGAATGAACTCATTTTGGATTTACAATGTCTTTACATTGTGAAGGCACAATTCTAGGAGTGATTTTGTGATACACAATGCCCTTGTAAACCCGTTTGACACGAAGGTTTACCATTTTATCAATGGATTTGCTGGACACCATCATTTGCTCGACGCAACGATGGTCTTCTTTGCTAAGGATGCCCTGGAAATCTACGCAGTATTGTTCGTCATTGCATGGTTTGCCTTGCCGAAGAAAGATATCCATAACCGCCATGCCTTGGTGATGGCAGGACTCTCCGGAATTCTTGCGCTTATCATCAACGTGGTGATTTCTCATATCTGGTTTCGACCCCGCCCATTCACCGTCTTTCAGAAAGGTACCTATACGGAACTTGTCGCGCATAGTGCAGATGCATCTTTCCCAAGCGATCACGCTGCGGGCAGCTTTGGCTTTGCCGCCGGCTCTTGGGGCAGGCAGCGCAAGTTAATCAGCTATCTC
The Alicyclobacillus curvatus genome window above contains:
- a CDS encoding undecaprenyl-diphosphatase, producing MIHNALVNPFDTKVYHFINGFAGHHHLLDATMVFFAKDALEIYAVLFVIAWFALPKKDIHNRHALVMAGLSGILALIINVVISHIWFRPRPFTVFQKGTYTELVAHSADASFPSDHAAGSFGFAAGSWGRQRKLISYLFTIIAVIVMVARVFVGVHYPTDVIGGMIVGIIASKIVWRFSGALLPVSTFIAKLFHYGPGAKGGKHVRSNVRSRSRSM
- a CDS encoding ATP-binding cassette domain-containing protein, which translates into the protein MITVQGISKSFTVSRRSAGLKHALKSLITRDHTVIHALQDITFSIPQGEIVGYIGPNGAGKSTTIKIMCGILVPDGGQCQVMGYTPWKERVNYVRHIGVVFGQRSQLWWDVPVMDSFQLLKDIYDIPASEYSRTLAILTETLSLTELLQTPVRQLSLGQRMRCEIAASLLHNPDVLFLDEPTIGLDAVSKLAVRNFIKTYNKERNLTVILTTHDMSDIEALADRILLIGKGHLLYDGDLADLRNRFGTYRTITIDYADTDELLEIAGTTKVSGGRGRTVLLVDTEQVKLSECITEISRQVEVVDVSVESQPVEDMIIHLYREYQI
- a CDS encoding spore coat protein, which gives rise to MPLRAHEAYELNHLLMGCVNTINNMGIFINQAKDPELKSLLQQQLNAHIQDYNIKVEWAKNGSSSQQLNVPPTPSKTAGTPKQPSAVTPNPNGTAHDDRGIATAYLLGLKANGKEYASASFEADDIQLREFLMDAFTMCNRHAFELAGWMRKNGYYPGEQASNTYLAALSQTYDAVPVSAGVH
- a CDS encoding ABC transporter permease, which gives rise to MKTYVSVLRLRLLNGMQYKVAAIAGVATQFFWGFMLIMVYVAFYSHSTAPPPMTLSQVVNYIWLQQALLALVALWIRDPELLELITTGNIAYELCRPCDLYGFWYAKLLAQRLSNAMLRSFPILIIGLLLPQPYRFSLPPDITHLCLFLIAMTLGVLILVAVSMFIYISVFYTMSPMGSLLLFAVIGEFFSGLVIPIPLMPAWVQTLADFLPFRWTVDFPFRVYSGEIGMEKAWLGLGIQVLWLGFLIVLGRRWFQHSVTKTVVQGG
- a CDS encoding DedA family protein, with translation MHHFDIQGLIQHYGYIGVFFILFVEILGIPFPAETTLTISGIEWTRGVFKLTPLLLSASLGNILGSTIAYGIGRFLGRPVIVRFGKYVGITHDRLDKANVMFAKYQNPVVLFGKFIAGVRVLIPYLAGIEKMSFPVFTVYNAVSALVWSATFIILGKYIGIEWSRYHEVLHQYMVPAIIVAALLAMIYVGWKVRQKQRAK